The following nucleotide sequence is from Streptomyces leeuwenhoekii.
GTCGAAGTAGACGGGGTGCAGGGTGCCGGAGACGTCCGGGTAGAGGAGCTGGATCGCCGCGGCCGAGGAGCGGGTGGGCGCGAGATCGGGTGCCCGGCCGCAGGCGATGTCGGCGGCGGCGCGCGGCAGGTCGACGCCGGTCGCCAGGCGCACGAGATGGCCGATCATGTCGCCGGCGATCCGGCCGTTGACCTCGACCAGCCGGGGCCGGCCGTCGACCAGCCGCATCTCAACGTGGCTGACGCCGTCGGTGATCCCCAGAGCGCGGATCGCGGCGCGTGCCGCCGGGGCGACCACGCCGAGCAGCGGATCGGCGGCATCCACGGAGTGGGCCAGCTCCTCGAAGTACGGCGGTTCGCTGACCGTCTTGCGGGTCACCGCGACCACGGTGGTCTCACCGCGGTAGGTGACGCACTCCACCGACACCTCGGGCCCGTCGAGATACTCCTCGACCAGCACGCTGGTGCTCTCCTGCGCCAGCCCGGCGGCCTCCTGAGCGAACGCATAGGCGCTGGCGAGCTGTTCGGGGGTGTCGGCGCGGATCACACCGATGCTGGCCGCGTGCTCGGCCGGCTTCAGCACGACCGGGTAGCCGATCCGCTCGGCCGCCGCCTCGGCCTCGGCAACGGTGCGCACGCTCACCGAGGCGGCCGACGGAACCCCGTGCCGGGCGAACAGGCTCCGCGAGACAGCCTTGTTACGGCACGCCTGCATGACCTCCGGAGCGCTGGTGGGCAGGCCGAGCTGGCGCGCGAGGCGGGCAACGGGGACGAGGTACCACTCGGTCCAGGTGAACACGCCTGCCAGCTCGTAGCGCTCGGCCAGAGCCTGCCCGGCGGCCGACAGCTGTACCGGGTCGCCCGGGTCGGGCACCACCATGCAGTCGCGGAGGTAGGGCACCTCCCACGACGGCTCCTCGCCGGTGATCAGGACGACGTCGTAGGCGGCGGCCACGGACTCCAGGCAGTAGCCGCGGTACGCCTCGGCTTCCATGTCGGCGGCGGCGACGACCAGGACAACAGGACGGTCGGACAAGAACAGGCTCCTCGAAGAACTGACGAAGGACGGGGGCGGGGGTGGCTTCACGGGCTGCGCCGGCGGCGGGTCTCGATCGCACAGGCCCACTGGGAGTGCTCGGCGATCAGCCGCCTCGCGTACAGGGCGGTGTAGTTGTTGTTCAGGCCCTTCACGCCGTGGGGGTGGCGCCAGCGCAGGGCCTCGAACAGTGCCTTCATCCCGACCCGCTTCGCCCCCGCGGCGAGGCGCTCCGCGACGAGCTGCTCCAGGGCGCGGTAGACCCAGGGGTGGCCTGCGTCGAAGGCGCGGAACTGGTCGGTGATGGTGGGACCGGCCCGGTGCGGGAGGTGGAGGCCGGGCAGTCCGTCTTGCGTGGCGGTGGGCATGATCGGTGGGGCTCCTCTCCTACCGGGAGGTCAGGCGGGTGTGGCGGGCAGGGTGCGCAGCCGGGTGAAGGCGGTGGCCAGGCCGAGGGCCTGCAGGAGGGCGACGACGGTGATGGCGTGCCCGAGCTGGGCGGCCGGGACGGCGGCGACGAGCAGTCCGGCGGCGGGGAAGGGCAGCAGGAGCAGCAGGATGGTCACCGCGAGGGTGCTGCCGAAGACGTGGCTGGGGATGAGGTGGGAGCGCAGGGTGCGCAGGACGACGGTGAGTCCGCCTTCGCCGGCCATCAGGACTGCGATGAGCAGCAGGTAGCCACGGTAGGTGTCGGCGTGGGCGACGGCGAGGGT
It contains:
- a CDS encoding ATP-grasp domain-containing protein, yielding MEAEAYRGYCLESVAAAYDVVLITGEEPSWEVPYLRDCMVVPDPGDPVQLSAAGQALAERYELAGVFTWTEWYLVPVARLARQLGLPTSAPEVMQACRNKAVSRSLFARHGVPSAASVSVRTVAEAEAAAERIGYPVVLKPAEHAASIGVIRADTPEQLASAYAFAQEAAGLAQESTSVLVEEYLDGPEVSVECVTYRGETTVVAVTRKTVSEPPYFEELAHSVDAADPLLGVVAPAARAAIRALGITDGVSHVEMRLVDGRPRLVEVNGRIAGDMIGHLVRLATGVDLPRAAADIACGRAPDLAPTRSSAAAIQLLYPDVSGTLHPVYFDGICPRWLERVHFQRQAGDQLLLPVDGGTMFTARIGYLITTAPTADLARTRAAQAASHLHIDITPHTSDESGVGGRAA